The Nitrospirales bacterium genome includes a window with the following:
- a CDS encoding GDP-mannose 4,6-dehydratase → MRVLITGGAGFIGSHLAEAMIQRGDEVFIIDDLSTGSVENIEPLQSHPRFHCTFDTVMNRSVMAELVDHADCIFHLAAAVGVRLIVESPVRTIETNVKGTEVVLDLASKKKKTVVIASTSEVYGKSASIPFCEDGDLVMGTTTKGRWSYACSKALDEFLALAYWKEKQVPTIIVRLFNTVGPRQTGQYGMVIPRFIQQALVGLPLTVFGTGKQSRCFTWVGDVVNALIQLSCRPEAVGEIYNIGSTQEVRILELALLIKEMTGSASEIQFTPYDQAYESGFEDMERRVPSLRKIQTLIGYAPTLDLHGIVREVIECTKQRELAAK, encoded by the coding sequence GTGAGAGTTCTCATCACTGGTGGAGCCGGGTTTATTGGTTCTCATTTAGCCGAAGCTATGATCCAACGTGGAGACGAAGTATTTATTATCGATGACCTCTCAACTGGCAGTGTGGAAAATATTGAGCCACTCCAATCTCATCCTCGATTTCACTGTACCTTTGATACGGTGATGAATCGATCTGTCATGGCAGAGCTTGTGGATCACGCAGATTGTATTTTTCATCTTGCTGCTGCGGTGGGCGTTAGGCTTATAGTCGAGAGCCCAGTTCGTACGATAGAAACCAATGTCAAGGGTACAGAAGTCGTCTTGGATTTGGCGAGTAAAAAGAAAAAAACGGTCGTGATCGCGTCCACGAGCGAAGTATACGGGAAATCCGCTTCGATCCCGTTTTGCGAGGATGGAGACTTGGTTATGGGAACGACCACCAAAGGACGTTGGAGTTATGCCTGCTCTAAAGCTTTGGATGAATTTTTAGCATTAGCGTATTGGAAAGAAAAGCAAGTTCCGACCATTATCGTGCGATTATTCAATACGGTTGGACCGAGGCAGACTGGGCAATATGGGATGGTGATACCTCGTTTCATTCAGCAGGCACTCGTCGGTCTCCCGTTGACAGTATTTGGAACGGGGAAGCAGAGCCGGTGTTTTACATGGGTTGGGGATGTCGTGAACGCTCTGATTCAACTCAGCTGTCGTCCAGAGGCCGTCGGAGAAATCTATAACATTGGCAGTACGCAGGAGGTCAGGATTTTGGAGCTAGCTTTGCTGATTAAGGAAATGACTGGCTCGGCATCCGAAATTCAATTTACACCCTATGATCAGGCGTATGAGTCAGGTTTTGAAGATATGGAAAGACGAGTGCCGTCCTTAAGGAAAATTCAAACTCTGATAGGATACGCCCCAACTCTCGATCTGCATGGAATCGTTCGGGAAGTTATTGAATGTACGAAACAGAGGGAATTAGCCGCTAAGTAA
- a CDS encoding SIS domain-containing protein, which translates to MSHVEQYFEEAGRILEQLDAEKVNGMAEELAHLRERNGRLFLLGVGGSAANCSHAVNDFRKLCGIEAYTPVDNVSELTARTNDEGWETVFVEWLKVSRANSSDALFVFSVGGGDAEHNVSVNLIRALDETKKRGLKIFGVVGRQGGYTKEVGDCVVVIPTVNHDHITPHTEAFHAIVWHCLVSHPKLQIRGTKWETAVQGA; encoded by the coding sequence ATGTCGCATGTCGAACAATATTTTGAGGAAGCTGGTCGAATACTTGAGCAATTAGATGCTGAAAAAGTGAATGGCATGGCTGAAGAATTAGCTCACCTTCGTGAACGAAACGGACGTCTCTTTTTGCTAGGTGTCGGCGGGAGTGCAGCCAATTGTAGTCATGCCGTAAATGATTTTCGTAAGTTATGCGGCATAGAGGCCTATACCCCTGTCGATAATGTTTCTGAATTGACCGCACGAACCAATGACGAAGGATGGGAAACGGTGTTTGTCGAATGGTTGAAGGTGAGTCGGGCGAATTCTAGCGATGCGCTTTTCGTGTTCTCAGTTGGTGGGGGGGATGCTGAGCATAATGTGAGCGTTAATTTGATTCGCGCTCTTGATGAAACAAAAAAAAGAGGACTGAAAATCTTTGGAGTGGTGGGCCGTCAGGGCGGGTATACTAAAGAAGTTGGTGATTGTGTGGTCGTGATTCCGACTGTCAATCATGATCATATCACTCCACATACAGAGGCGTTTCATGCGATTGTTTGGCATTGTCTTGTTTCCCACCCAAAGTTGCAGATACGTGGAACGAAATGGGAAACGGCTGTGCAAGGGGCATAG
- a CDS encoding HAD-IIIA family hydrolase, with amino-acid sequence MINHPIIRQGRPFAPTSIEEFKIFPGVPEALQALHQEGFLLIIATNQPDVARGLILKEDVEKMHQILQETLPLQAVKVCYETEESGSRCYKPNPGMLIESAREFNIDLKQSFMVGDRWRDVGCGRAAGCYTIFIDRGYTEQLRDKPDAVCEGLTEAVPIILRHAGT; translated from the coding sequence GTGATTAATCATCCAATTATACGGCAAGGAAGACCTTTTGCTCCTACATCCATTGAGGAGTTCAAAATTTTTCCCGGTGTTCCTGAAGCGTTACAAGCATTGCATCAAGAGGGCTTTCTTCTGATCATTGCAACCAATCAACCGGACGTCGCGCGTGGGCTAATCTTGAAGGAAGATGTCGAGAAAATGCATCAGATTTTGCAGGAAACGCTCCCGTTGCAGGCGGTGAAGGTCTGTTATGAAACGGAAGAGTCCGGGAGTAGGTGCTATAAGCCCAATCCAGGAATGTTAATAGAGTCGGCTCGTGAGTTTAACATTGATCTGAAGCAGAGCTTTATGGTTGGGGATCGTTGGAGAGATGTTGGTTGTGGCCGAGCGGCTGGGTGTTACACGATTTTCATCGATCGAGGCTATACAGAACAGCTACGGGATAAACCAGATGCGGTATGCGAGGGGCTCACGGAAGCAGTTCCCATAATTCTTCGTCACGCCGGCACTTAA
- a CDS encoding transaldolase — protein MPNLSELKLKIFADGADLDSIKVMAGNPCIKGFTTNPTLMRKAGVVDYQAFAHEVLSVVPDLPVSFEVFADDFDEMERQAMEIASWGKNVNVKVPVTNTKRQFSGPLIRRLNKNGVQLNVTAVMTLDQVQSIVDCIDADTPIIISVFAGRIADTGIDPIPIMCEAVRMMNGKPQAELLWASPREVLNIVQADQAGCHILTATNDILKKLFLLGKDHTEYSLETVQMFYKDAAAAGFSIVEACQPISV, from the coding sequence ATGCCTAACCTATCTGAATTGAAGCTAAAGATTTTTGCTGACGGAGCAGATTTGGACAGCATTAAAGTCATGGCCGGTAATCCATGTATCAAGGGATTTACGACGAATCCAACATTAATGCGCAAAGCTGGGGTGGTGGACTACCAAGCATTTGCACATGAGGTTCTCTCTGTTGTCCCTGATTTGCCAGTCTCCTTTGAGGTATTTGCTGATGATTTCGATGAAATGGAACGGCAGGCCATGGAGATTGCTTCTTGGGGGAAAAATGTCAATGTGAAAGTTCCCGTGACGAACACAAAGCGTCAATTTAGCGGTCCGTTGATTAGACGACTCAACAAAAATGGTGTTCAGCTCAATGTCACGGCTGTGATGACACTGGATCAAGTGCAGTCCATTGTCGATTGCATTGATGCTGATACTCCGATCATCATCTCTGTCTTTGCTGGTCGTATCGCCGACACGGGAATAGATCCTATTCCAATCATGTGTGAAGCGGTCAGAATGATGAACGGCAAACCACAGGCTGAACTCCTGTGGGCGAGTCCGCGAGAGGTTCTTAATATCGTTCAAGCTGATCAGGCTGGCTGCCATATCCTGACCGCGACAAATGACATTTTGAAAAAATTGTTTCTGCTCGGAAAAGATCATACTGAGTATTCTCTGGAGACGGTACAGATGTTCTATAAAGACGCTGCCGCCGCCGGTTTTAGCATCGTTGAAGCCTGTCAGCCTATCTCCGTTTGA
- a CDS encoding SDR family oxidoreductase: MKHVLVTGGAGYVGTLLVPQLVETGYQVTVYDSMLYGCELLPQEGLRILKADIRDTKTFREACSGVESVIHLACISNDAGFELDEQLSEQINYRCFEPLVMAAKEQGVKRFIYASSSSVYGYSESPRVTEEHPLVPLTLYNKFKGLCEPLLFKHQAKNFVCVTIRPATICGYSPRQRLDLSVNILTNHAVNNNKVTVFGGEQQRPNLHIQDMCDLYRLLLELPDAKIAGETFNAGYQNQTIKEIADIVKKVVEEEFPEKEDIPIVTTPSNDNRSYRITSEKITEKLGFRPKRGIEVAVRDLCAAFKAGKLPNSMTDDQYYNVKVLKRTRAC; the protein is encoded by the coding sequence ATGAAACATGTCTTAGTCACGGGGGGAGCTGGATACGTCGGTACTCTCCTTGTCCCTCAACTAGTGGAGACTGGGTATCAGGTCACCGTCTATGACAGTATGCTGTACGGGTGTGAACTCTTACCTCAAGAAGGGTTACGAATTCTCAAAGCCGATATCCGGGATACGAAGACCTTTCGGGAAGCGTGTAGTGGAGTTGAATCTGTGATTCATTTGGCCTGCATTTCTAATGATGCGGGTTTCGAATTAGATGAACAGTTGAGCGAACAAATCAACTATAGATGTTTTGAGCCTTTAGTTATGGCCGCGAAGGAGCAGGGTGTCAAACGCTTTATCTACGCCTCCTCTTCTTCGGTGTATGGGTATTCCGAGTCTCCTCGCGTAACAGAAGAACATCCTCTAGTTCCATTGACATTATACAACAAGTTCAAAGGTCTTTGTGAGCCACTGCTGTTCAAACATCAAGCGAAAAATTTTGTTTGTGTCACGATCAGACCCGCCACTATCTGTGGATACAGCCCTCGTCAGCGTCTTGATTTGTCAGTGAATATTCTTACTAACCATGCTGTCAATAATAATAAGGTGACCGTATTTGGTGGCGAACAACAAAGACCAAATCTGCATATTCAGGACATGTGCGATTTGTATCGATTGCTTCTTGAGTTGCCCGATGCAAAGATCGCTGGTGAGACATTTAACGCAGGCTATCAGAATCAGACGATCAAAGAGATTGCGGATATTGTCAAAAAGGTGGTTGAAGAGGAGTTTCCTGAAAAAGAGGATATCCCGATTGTGACGACGCCATCGAACGATAATCGTTCGTATCGTATCACTTCCGAAAAAATCACCGAAAAGCTTGGGTTTCGACCCAAGCGGGGAATCGAAGTCGCCGTGCGCGATCTGTGTGCCGCATTTAAAGCTGGAAAACTTCCCAATAGCATGACGGATGACCAGTACTATAATGTGAAGGTTCTCAAACGTACTCGGGCTTGCTGA
- a CDS encoding GDP-mannose 4,6-dehydratase → MSKQPCAIVTGGAGFIGSHMVDRLLEHEFQVRAIDNMVGGRRANLVHHERNPALVLDERDIRSLDQKDSVFSDVTHVFHFAGIGDIVPSIEQPTEYLSTNVQGTVRVLEGARHVGVKKFVYAASSSCYGIAQVPTDETHDISPQYPYALSKYLGEMAVFHWGKVYRLPVNSIRIFNAYGTRSRTSGAYGAVFGVFLRQKLAGKPFTVVGDGSQTRDFLYVTDVAEAFRLAGMTELCGEYWNLGAGNPQSVNRLVELLEGDVVYLPKRPGEPDCTWANIGKIQRELRWKPLVSFEEGVHRILASIDYWRDAPLWDPDSISLATQTWFRYLGEA, encoded by the coding sequence ATGTCAAAACAACCTTGTGCTATCGTGACAGGAGGAGCTGGGTTCATCGGGAGCCATATGGTTGATCGACTGCTCGAGCATGAATTCCAGGTCCGTGCTATTGATAATATGGTTGGAGGTCGACGAGCTAATCTTGTGCATCATGAACGTAATCCTGCCCTTGTCCTTGACGAGCGCGATATTCGCTCACTTGACCAAAAGGATTCAGTGTTCAGTGACGTCACGCACGTGTTTCACTTTGCAGGCATCGGAGATATTGTTCCTTCCATCGAACAACCAACTGAGTATCTGTCGACGAACGTGCAAGGGACTGTTCGAGTTCTTGAAGGTGCGCGTCATGTTGGCGTTAAAAAATTCGTGTATGCAGCTTCGTCATCTTGTTATGGAATTGCGCAGGTCCCCACAGATGAGACGCATGATATTTCTCCTCAATATCCTTATGCGTTAAGCAAGTATCTTGGCGAGATGGCTGTGTTTCATTGGGGTAAGGTCTATCGATTACCCGTGAATTCTATTCGGATCTTTAATGCCTATGGAACTCGTTCTCGGACCTCAGGTGCCTATGGAGCTGTCTTTGGAGTTTTTCTCAGGCAAAAACTGGCCGGCAAGCCCTTTACGGTCGTAGGTGATGGTAGTCAAACTAGAGATTTTCTGTACGTGACTGATGTTGCAGAAGCGTTTCGATTAGCTGGAATGACAGAGCTATGCGGGGAATATTGGAACCTAGGGGCCGGGAATCCTCAATCGGTCAACCGACTTGTTGAATTGCTTGAAGGGGATGTAGTTTATCTTCCCAAACGTCCTGGAGAGCCTGACTGTACTTGGGCCAATATTGGCAAGATTCAGCGAGAGCTTCGGTGGAAACCTCTTGTGTCGTTTGAAGAAGGCGTCCATCGTATTCTTGCATCGATTGATTATTGGAGAGATGCTCCTTTATGGGATCCTGACTCCATTAGTCTAGCGACACAAACTTGGTTTCGCTATCTCGGAGAGGCATAA
- a CDS encoding PfkB family carbohydrate kinase, whose product MMASLTKKYRHKIKSVDGLKRAIGPRPRRKKVIMCHGVFDVVHPGHLRHLIYAKSKASVLIASLTADVHISKGQHRPYVPQDLRALNLAAFEIVDYVLIDSEPTPIDNILRLQPDFFAKGYEYNAKGVHPKTEEEVEALRSYGGSMIFTPGDVVYSSTKLIDLAPPRINIEKLLTLMEAEKVTFDALRKSLDSFRGRRVHVVGDTIVDSYTQTAMVGGQTKTPTMSVLFEGRTDYIGGAGIVAKHLRAAGGKVIFSTILGDDFLKDFVLDGVKRSGIDCCPIIDSTRPTTNKNAIVAEGYRLLKVDTVDNRSISDEIVEQLADTISRTSCDAVVFSDFRHGIFNRRTIPRLIDALPKEAYRVADSQVASRWGNITEFQNFDLITPNEREARFALADQDSGVRFLAARLYQDAQCKLLILKLGDRGVLTCRGGNHEALDSYFVVDSFVERLVDAVGAGDALLAYATLAMVATKSETIATILGSMAAACECEKDGNVPITPEDVMVKIDLAEREAHFA is encoded by the coding sequence ATGATGGCGTCTCTGACAAAAAAGTATCGTCATAAGATCAAGAGTGTCGATGGGTTAAAGAGAGCTATTGGACCGCGGCCCCGTCGAAAAAAAGTCATTATGTGTCATGGAGTCTTTGATGTGGTTCATCCGGGTCACCTTCGTCATCTCATTTATGCGAAAAGCAAAGCGTCTGTGCTAATTGCGAGCCTTACCGCAGATGTTCATATTTCCAAAGGGCAGCATCGCCCTTACGTCCCCCAAGACTTACGAGCGTTAAATTTAGCGGCTTTTGAAATAGTTGACTATGTCCTTATTGATTCTGAGCCAACTCCGATTGATAACATCCTTCGTCTCCAACCTGATTTTTTCGCAAAAGGCTATGAGTATAATGCCAAGGGAGTGCATCCGAAAACTGAGGAGGAAGTTGAAGCGCTTCGTTCGTATGGAGGGAGTATGATTTTTACTCCTGGAGATGTGGTGTATTCGTCTACCAAACTCATTGATCTGGCTCCACCTCGGATTAATATCGAAAAACTTTTGACCCTTATGGAAGCTGAGAAAGTCACATTTGATGCGCTTAGAAAGAGTTTGGATAGCTTTCGGGGAAGACGCGTCCATGTCGTGGGAGACACGATTGTGGATAGCTACACGCAAACCGCCATGGTTGGAGGTCAGACCAAGACGCCAACGATGAGTGTCTTATTTGAAGGTCGAACTGACTACATTGGTGGTGCGGGGATTGTGGCAAAACATCTACGAGCAGCTGGGGGTAAAGTTATTTTTTCTACGATATTAGGAGATGACTTTCTCAAAGATTTTGTTTTAGACGGGGTAAAGCGTAGCGGAATAGACTGTTGTCCGATCATTGATTCGACCAGGCCGACGACGAATAAAAATGCGATAGTTGCGGAAGGTTATCGGTTACTCAAAGTGGATACCGTCGACAACAGATCTATCTCGGATGAAATCGTAGAACAGTTGGCAGACACAATTTCTCGTACCTCGTGTGACGCGGTCGTATTTAGTGATTTTCGTCACGGAATTTTTAATCGACGTACCATTCCTAGACTTATTGATGCACTTCCGAAAGAAGCCTATCGTGTGGCCGATAGCCAAGTGGCCAGTCGGTGGGGCAATATCACGGAATTCCAAAACTTTGACTTGATCACGCCAAATGAACGAGAAGCCAGATTTGCCTTGGCAGATCAAGATTCCGGCGTGCGATTTTTGGCCGCCCGCCTGTATCAAGATGCACAATGTAAATTGTTAATCTTGAAGCTTGGAGATCGGGGCGTGCTGACGTGCCGAGGAGGAAATCATGAAGCATTAGATTCATATTTTGTCGTGGATAGTTTTGTAGAACGTTTAGTTGATGCCGTTGGAGCAGGGGATGCGTTGTTGGCCTATGCCACGCTGGCGATGGTTGCGACCAAATCAGAGACGATTGCTACCATCTTGGGGTCGATGGCCGCAGCTTGTGAATGTGAAAAAGATGGCAACGTTCCAATAACGCCTGAAGATGTGATGGTGAAAATTGATTTGGCTGAACGCGAGGCTCATTTCGCGTGA
- a CDS encoding Gfo/Idh/MocA family oxidoreductase translates to MSAIKAAMRSIVVGLGVQGHKRRQFAKDDFVVAVDPVNSEAEYRTVEEVPLSLYDAALVCIPDEPKIDVLSYLIRNQKHVLVEKPLWAKDDVFIQELDCLAKRNGVVCYTAYNHRFEPHFVRLRNIIDSGVLGPLFHCRMFYGNGTARLVKESRWRDQGAGVLPDLGSHLLDTIKFWFGDPGGTFYVQSVNCFENQAPDHVIVRSNNTIPQIELEMTLLSWRNHFTCDLFAEKGSAHIRSLCKWGPTTCTVRTRVLPSGRPPEESVTLTQDDPTWELEYEYFKSLCHKKKPTDLSTDIWLNHMLGKLGSEALEKLGIP, encoded by the coding sequence GTGAGTGCAATCAAAGCTGCGATGCGATCCATAGTCGTTGGATTAGGCGTACAGGGCCATAAACGCCGACAGTTTGCCAAAGACGATTTTGTTGTGGCCGTTGATCCTGTCAATTCTGAGGCGGAGTATCGAACGGTCGAAGAAGTTCCTCTTTCTCTCTACGATGCGGCGTTAGTCTGTATACCGGATGAACCGAAAATTGACGTCCTTTCCTATCTCATTCGAAATCAGAAACATGTGCTGGTTGAAAAACCCCTATGGGCAAAAGACGATGTATTCATTCAGGAGCTCGATTGTCTTGCAAAACGCAACGGTGTGGTGTGCTACACGGCTTATAATCATCGTTTTGAACCTCATTTTGTTCGGCTGCGCAATATCATAGATTCGGGAGTGCTTGGCCCCCTTTTTCATTGTCGTATGTTCTATGGAAATGGAACGGCGCGGCTTGTCAAAGAGTCGCGGTGGCGGGACCAGGGGGCTGGCGTGCTACCTGATCTTGGTTCCCATCTGCTAGATACGATTAAGTTTTGGTTTGGTGATCCCGGAGGGACGTTTTATGTGCAATCGGTCAACTGTTTTGAAAATCAGGCCCCAGATCATGTGATTGTGCGATCGAACAACACCATTCCACAAATTGAACTAGAAATGACCTTGCTTAGTTGGCGCAACCATTTTACGTGTGACCTGTTTGCAGAGAAGGGCAGCGCGCACATTCGTTCATTATGCAAATGGGGTCCGACGACATGTACGGTTCGGACGAGGGTCTTGCCCAGTGGTCGACCACCAGAAGAATCAGTCACATTGACACAAGATGACCCCACTTGGGAACTCGAGTACGAGTATTTTAAGTCGTTGTGTCACAAGAAGAAGCCCACCGACTTATCTACTGATATCTGGCTCAATCATATGTTGGGGAAACTCGGAAGTGAAGCTCTAGAAAAATTGGGTATACCATGA
- a CDS encoding nucleotide sugar dehydrogenase, with amino-acid sequence MKPTIGYIGMTHLGVNSAAASAAHGFNTVCFDPATRLIDQLNAGQVHVVEPGLSELLELHRANLTYTADPTAIRKCEVVYISADVATDDQGQSDLSEIDQLIALTIPCLSPTATLVILCQVPPGYSDKVPLPKYQLYYQVETLIFGCAVERAMYPERFIIGCHQPQDRLPQAYRVFLESFNCPILQMRYSSAELAKISINCCLVSMVSVANTLSELCENIEADWSEIVPALKLDKRIGPHAYLKPGLGIAGGNLERDLATVCRLSGNFGTDTTVVRSWIHNSQYRRDWVLRTLQAEVLQQDPDAHAAILGLAYKENTHSIKNSPSIHLLRHIGHLTVKVFDPVVSVSQLEHPRMTKTASAFEAIHDADVVMIMTPWQEFHVLDPVQMAEAMSGRTVIDPFQVLDADACFKAGLNYFTLGREPRRVVPGPVEVQKTLYA; translated from the coding sequence ATGAAACCGACCATTGGATACATTGGCATGACGCATTTGGGCGTGAACTCCGCTGCGGCATCAGCGGCGCATGGGTTCAATACTGTGTGTTTCGATCCTGCCACTCGCCTGATCGATCAATTAAATGCTGGTCAAGTCCATGTCGTTGAGCCAGGATTGTCAGAGTTGCTTGAATTGCATCGAGCAAATCTCACCTATACTGCGGATCCGACTGCTATTCGGAAATGCGAGGTCGTGTATATCTCGGCCGATGTAGCGACGGATGACCAAGGGCAAAGCGATTTATCCGAGATCGATCAACTCATTGCGCTGACTATTCCATGTCTTTCTCCAACTGCAACTCTCGTGATCTTATGCCAGGTACCTCCAGGATATTCTGACAAGGTCCCCCTGCCCAAATATCAGTTGTATTATCAGGTTGAAACGCTCATCTTTGGCTGCGCTGTCGAGCGAGCGATGTATCCGGAACGGTTTATTATTGGTTGTCATCAACCACAGGATCGACTACCCCAGGCCTATCGAGTGTTTTTGGAATCGTTCAACTGCCCAATTCTCCAGATGCGGTATTCCAGCGCTGAATTAGCGAAAATTTCGATTAATTGTTGTCTTGTTTCTATGGTGAGCGTGGCGAATACTCTCTCGGAACTCTGTGAGAACATCGAGGCAGATTGGAGTGAGATCGTCCCAGCCTTAAAGCTTGACAAGCGGATTGGCCCCCATGCCTACTTGAAGCCGGGTCTTGGGATTGCCGGCGGAAATTTAGAACGAGACCTGGCCACGGTCTGTCGTCTCTCTGGTAATTTTGGTACCGATACAACCGTTGTACGAAGCTGGATCCATAATAGTCAATATCGACGAGATTGGGTGCTTCGAACATTACAGGCTGAAGTCCTGCAGCAGGATCCTGATGCGCACGCGGCCATCCTTGGACTGGCATACAAAGAAAACACTCACTCGATTAAGAATTCACCGTCGATTCATTTACTCAGGCATATTGGTCATCTAACGGTGAAGGTCTTTGATCCCGTTGTCTCGGTTTCTCAGCTGGAACATCCTCGCATGACCAAAACGGCTTCGGCGTTTGAAGCCATACACGACGCGGATGTGGTGATGATCATGACGCCTTGGCAAGAGTTTCACGTTCTGGATCCCGTTCAGATGGCCGAAGCGATGTCTGGACGGACGGTGATCGATCCTTTTCAAGTCTTGGATGCGGACGCTTGCTTCAAGGCTGGCTTAAATTATTTCACACTTGGTCGTGAGCCACGACGTGTCGTTCCTGGACCAGTGGAGGTCCAAAAAACTCTTTATGCTTGA
- a CDS encoding NAD(P)-dependent oxidoreductase — translation MLEHLYAHPVMPQRVVVIGAGGFVGGAIIKQLTVEGVSVLPIGRSTVDLLANDAAQKLRETLQPGDSVVLVSAQAPAKTVTMLMDNLRMIEPVCKVVSSLEMAHLLYISSDAVYADEANPVDEDSSMAPTTLHGMMHAARELMLKSSTAAPVACLRPTLIYGKADPHNGYGPNRFRRQAEKGEPIQIFGEGEEQRDHVLVDDVAKLASLTLAHRSKGSLNVVTGVSTSFSDIATMIAKQYGGCVVSQPRPGPRPHLLHRFFNTANCLKAFPTFRFTSLADGLLQVS, via the coding sequence ATGCTTGAACATCTTTATGCGCATCCAGTCATGCCTCAACGGGTCGTGGTGATCGGCGCTGGGGGGTTTGTCGGAGGAGCCATCATCAAACAATTAACGGTTGAAGGGGTATCGGTTTTGCCGATCGGGCGGTCGACCGTCGATTTACTTGCAAATGATGCCGCGCAAAAACTTCGTGAAACTTTACAGCCGGGCGACAGTGTCGTTCTCGTCTCAGCACAAGCCCCGGCCAAGACGGTCACGATGTTAATGGATAATCTACGGATGATTGAACCGGTGTGCAAAGTTGTAAGTTCTCTGGAAATGGCTCATCTTCTGTATATCAGTTCTGATGCGGTGTATGCGGATGAGGCGAATCCGGTAGACGAAGATTCCTCGATGGCCCCGACGACTCTTCATGGCATGATGCACGCTGCCCGTGAGTTGATGTTGAAGTCGTCAACCGCTGCGCCTGTGGCTTGCCTTCGGCCCACGCTAATCTATGGGAAAGCGGATCCTCACAACGGATATGGTCCGAATCGATTTCGGCGGCAGGCAGAGAAAGGCGAACCTATTCAGATTTTTGGTGAAGGCGAAGAACAGCGAGACCACGTCTTAGTTGATGATGTCGCCAAGCTTGCATCACTCACACTGGCGCACCGCAGTAAGGGCTCCTTAAATGTGGTGACTGGAGTATCCACTTCTTTTTCTGATATCGCGACGATGATTGCCAAGCAGTATGGAGGTTGTGTGGTCAGTCAGCCTCGCCCCGGACCTCGACCGCATCTTCTGCATCGATTTTTTAATACAGCAAATTGTCTAAAGGCATTTCCCACGTTTCGGTTTACATCATTGGCAGACGGGCTTCTTCAAGTTTCTTAG
- a CDS encoding class I SAM-dependent methyltransferase has translation MAEINLLEKLPNTKRNIQKRQDAQTSENIAIAREYGAQYFDGPRELGYGGYRYDGRWIPVAEDMVKHFGLKAGDRVLDVGCAKGFLVKDLMKVCPGLDVFGIDISEYALMHCEPEIIGRLHLGNAKRLPFPDKSFDAVISLNTIHNLDRTEAVTAIAEIERLAPGRGFIQVDSYRTAEQREIFLSWVLTAKFHDYPDGWISVFQEANFTGDWNWTIVE, from the coding sequence ATGGCAGAAATTAATCTACTAGAAAAGTTGCCAAACACGAAGCGCAATATACAAAAGCGTCAAGATGCACAGACATCTGAAAATATCGCGATTGCTCGTGAGTATGGAGCGCAGTATTTTGATGGTCCACGAGAATTAGGATATGGAGGGTATCGATATGATGGTCGGTGGATTCCTGTAGCTGAAGACATGGTGAAACACTTTGGGCTCAAGGCTGGAGACCGAGTTCTTGATGTGGGGTGCGCAAAAGGATTTTTAGTCAAGGATCTTATGAAGGTCTGCCCGGGATTAGATGTGTTTGGCATCGATATCTCTGAGTACGCGTTGATGCATTGTGAGCCTGAAATTATAGGCCGGCTTCATTTGGGTAATGCAAAACGACTTCCCTTTCCTGACAAAAGTTTTGATGCGGTCATTTCGCTCAATACGATTCATAACCTGGATCGAACTGAAGCCGTCACGGCCATTGCAGAGATAGAGCGATTGGCGCCAGGGAGAGGATTTATTCAGGTCGATTCGTATCGGACAGCGGAGCAGCGGGAGATTTTTCTTTCTTGGGTGCTGACGGCCAAGTTTCATGATTATCCTGATGGGTGGATTTCAGTATTTCAGGAGGCGAATTTTACGGGAGATTGGAACTGGACAATAGTGGAGTAA